Proteins from a genomic interval of Microtus ochrogaster isolate Prairie Vole_2 chromosome 24, MicOch1.0, whole genome shotgun sequence:
- the Cnot2 gene encoding CCR4-NOT transcription complex subunit 2 isoform X5, with translation MVRTDGHTLSEKRNYQMLASPSTSGQLSQFGASLYGQQSALGLPMRGMSNNTPQLNRSLSQGTQLPSHVTPTTGVPTMSLHTPPSPSRGILPMNPRNMMNHSQVGQGIGIASRTNSMSSSGLGSPNRSSPSIICMPKQQPSRQPFTVNSMSGFGMNRNQAFGMNNSLSSNIFNGTDGSENVTGLDLSDFPALADRNRREGSGNPTPLINPLAGRAPYVGMVTKPANEQSQDFSIHNEDFPALPGSSYKDPTSSNDDSKSNLNTSGKTTSSTDGPKFPGDKSSTTQNNNQQKKGIQVLPDGRVTNIPQGMVTDQFGMIGLLTFIRAAETDPGMVHLALGSDLTTLGLNLNSPENLYPKFASPWASSPCRPQDIDFHVPSEYLTNIHIRDKLAAIKLGRYGEDLLFYLYYMNGGDVLQLLAAVELFNRDWRYHKEERVWITRAPGMEPTMKTNTYERGTYYFFDCLNWRKVAKEFHLEYDKLEERPHLPSTFNYNPAQQAF, from the exons GTGCATTAGGCCTTCCAATGAGGGGGATGAGCAACAATACCCCTCAGTTAAATCGCAGCTTATCACAAGGCACTCAGTTACCGAGCCACGTCACGCCAACAACAGGGGTACCAACAATGTCACTTCACACGCCTCCATCTCCAAGCAG GGGTATTTTGCCTATGAATCCTAGGAATATGATGAACCACTCCCAGGTTGGTCAGGGCATTGGAATTGCTAGCAGAACAAATAGCATGAGCAGTTCAGGGTTAGGTAGCCCCAACAGAAGCTCGCCCAGCATAATATGTATGCCAAAGCAGCAGCCTTCTCGACAGCCTTTTACTGTGAACAG TATGTCTGGATTTGGAATGAACAGGAATCAGGCATTTGGAATGAATAACTCCTTATCAAGTAACATTTTTAATGGAACAG ATGGCAGTGAAAATGTGACAGGATTGGACCTTTCAGATTTCCCAGCATTAGCAGACCGAAatagaagggaaggaagtggtAACCCCACCCCATTAATAAACCCCTTGGCCGGAAGAGCACCTTACG TTGGAATGGTAACAAAACCTGCAAATGAGCAATCCCAGGACTTCTCAATACACAATGAAGACTTTCCAGCATTACCTGGTTCCAGCTATAAAGATCCAACGTCAAGTAATGACGACAGCAAATCT AATTTGAATACGTCGGGGAAGACAACTTCAAGTACAGATGGACCCAAATTCCCTGGAGATAAAAgttcaacaacacaaaacaataatCAGCAGAAAAAGGGGATCCAGGTGTTACCTGATG GTCGAGTTACTAACATTCCTCAAGGGATGGTGACGGACCAATTTGGAATGATTGGCCTGTTAACATTTATCAGGGCAGCAGAGACAGACCCAGGAATGGTACATCTTGCTTTAGGAAGTGACTTAACAACATTAGGCCTCAATCTGAACTCTCCTGA AAATCTCTACCCCAAATTTGCATCACCCTGGGCATCTTCGCCTTGTCGGCCTCAGGACATAG ACTTCCATGTTCCATCTGAATATTTAACGAACATTCACATTAGGGATAAG tTGGCTGCAATCAAGCTTGGCCGATACGGAGAAGACCTCCTCTTCTATCTCTATTACATGAATGGAGGAGATGTGTTACAACTCTTAGCTGCAGTAGAGCT ttttAACCGTGATTGGAGATACCACAAAGAAGAACGAGTGTGGATTACCAGAGCACCAGGCATGGAGCCCACAATGAAAACCAATACATATGAGAGGGGAACATATTACTTCTTTGACTGTCTGAACTGGAGGAAAGTAGCtaag GAGTTCCATCTGGAATATGACAAATTAGAAGAACGGCCTCACCTGCCATCCACCTTCAACTACAACCCTGCTCAGCAAGCCTTCTAA
- the Cnot2 gene encoding CCR4-NOT transcription complex subunit 2 isoform X6, which yields MRGMSNNTPQLNRSLSQGTQLPSHVTPTTGVPTMSLHTPPSPSRGILPMNPRNMMNHSQVGQGIGIASRTNSMSSSGLGSPNRSSPSIICMPKQQPSRQPFTVNSMSGFGMNRNQAFGMNNSLSSNIFNGTDGSENVTGLDLSDFPALADRNRREGSGNPTPLINPLAGRAPYVGMVTKPANEQSQDFSIHNEDFPALPGSSYKDPTSSNDDSKSNLNTSGKTTSSTDGPKFPGDKSSTTQNNNQQKKGIQVLPDGRVTNIPQGMVTDQFGMIGLLTFIRAAETDPGMVHLALGSDLTTLGLNLNSPENLYPKFASPWASSPCRPQDIDFHVPSEYLTNIHIRDKLAAIKLGRYGEDLLFYLYYMNGGDVLQLLAAVELFNRDWRYHKEERVWITRAPGMEPTMKTNTYERGTYYFFDCLNWRKVAKEFHLEYDKLEERPHLPSTFNYNPAQQAF from the exons ATGAGGGGGATGAGCAACAATACCCCTCAGTTAAATCGCAGCTTATCACAAGGCACTCAGTTACCGAGCCACGTCACGCCAACAACAGGGGTACCAACAATGTCACTTCACACGCCTCCATCTCCAAGCAG GGGTATTTTGCCTATGAATCCTAGGAATATGATGAACCACTCCCAGGTTGGTCAGGGCATTGGAATTGCTAGCAGAACAAATAGCATGAGCAGTTCAGGGTTAGGTAGCCCCAACAGAAGCTCGCCCAGCATAATATGTATGCCAAAGCAGCAGCCTTCTCGACAGCCTTTTACTGTGAACAG TATGTCTGGATTTGGAATGAACAGGAATCAGGCATTTGGAATGAATAACTCCTTATCAAGTAACATTTTTAATGGAACAG ATGGCAGTGAAAATGTGACAGGATTGGACCTTTCAGATTTCCCAGCATTAGCAGACCGAAatagaagggaaggaagtggtAACCCCACCCCATTAATAAACCCCTTGGCCGGAAGAGCACCTTACG TTGGAATGGTAACAAAACCTGCAAATGAGCAATCCCAGGACTTCTCAATACACAATGAAGACTTTCCAGCATTACCTGGTTCCAGCTATAAAGATCCAACGTCAAGTAATGACGACAGCAAATCT AATTTGAATACGTCGGGGAAGACAACTTCAAGTACAGATGGACCCAAATTCCCTGGAGATAAAAgttcaacaacacaaaacaataatCAGCAGAAAAAGGGGATCCAGGTGTTACCTGATG GTCGAGTTACTAACATTCCTCAAGGGATGGTGACGGACCAATTTGGAATGATTGGCCTGTTAACATTTATCAGGGCAGCAGAGACAGACCCAGGAATGGTACATCTTGCTTTAGGAAGTGACTTAACAACATTAGGCCTCAATCTGAACTCTCCTGA AAATCTCTACCCCAAATTTGCATCACCCTGGGCATCTTCGCCTTGTCGGCCTCAGGACATAG ACTTCCATGTTCCATCTGAATATTTAACGAACATTCACATTAGGGATAAG tTGGCTGCAATCAAGCTTGGCCGATACGGAGAAGACCTCCTCTTCTATCTCTATTACATGAATGGAGGAGATGTGTTACAACTCTTAGCTGCAGTAGAGCT ttttAACCGTGATTGGAGATACCACAAAGAAGAACGAGTGTGGATTACCAGAGCACCAGGCATGGAGCCCACAATGAAAACCAATACATATGAGAGGGGAACATATTACTTCTTTGACTGTCTGAACTGGAGGAAAGTAGCtaag GAGTTCCATCTGGAATATGACAAATTAGAAGAACGGCCTCACCTGCCATCCACCTTCAACTACAACCCTGCTCAGCAAGCCTTCTAA
- the Cnot2 gene encoding CCR4-NOT transcription complex subunit 2 isoform X4, which translates to MRTVRKGHDSMVRTDGHTLSEKRNYQMLASPSTSGQLSQFGASLYGQQSALGLPMRGMSNNTPQLNRSLSQGTQLPSHVTPTTGVPTMSLHTPPSPSRGILPMNPRNMMNHSQVGQGIGIASRTNSMSSSGLGSPNRSSPSIICMPKQQPSRQPFTVNSMSGFGMNRNQAFGMNNSLSSNIFNGTDGSENVTGLDLSDFPALADRNRREGSGNPTPLINPLAGRAPYVGMVTKPANEQSQDFSIHNEDFPALPGSSYKDPTSSNDDSKSNLNTSGKTTSSTDGPKFPGDKSSTTQNNNQQKKGIQVLPDGRVTNIPQGMVTDQFGMIGLLTFIRAAETDPGMVHLALGSDLTTLGLNLNSPENLYPKFASPWASSPCRPQDIDFHVPSEYLTNIHIRDKLAAIKLGRYGEDLLFYLYYMNGGDVLQLLAAVELFNRDWRYHKEERVWITRAPGMEPTMKTNTYERGTYYFFDCLNWRKVAKEFHLEYDKLEERPHLPSTFNYNPAQQAF; encoded by the exons GTGCATTAGGCCTTCCAATGAGGGGGATGAGCAACAATACCCCTCAGTTAAATCGCAGCTTATCACAAGGCACTCAGTTACCGAGCCACGTCACGCCAACAACAGGGGTACCAACAATGTCACTTCACACGCCTCCATCTCCAAGCAG GGGTATTTTGCCTATGAATCCTAGGAATATGATGAACCACTCCCAGGTTGGTCAGGGCATTGGAATTGCTAGCAGAACAAATAGCATGAGCAGTTCAGGGTTAGGTAGCCCCAACAGAAGCTCGCCCAGCATAATATGTATGCCAAAGCAGCAGCCTTCTCGACAGCCTTTTACTGTGAACAG TATGTCTGGATTTGGAATGAACAGGAATCAGGCATTTGGAATGAATAACTCCTTATCAAGTAACATTTTTAATGGAACAG ATGGCAGTGAAAATGTGACAGGATTGGACCTTTCAGATTTCCCAGCATTAGCAGACCGAAatagaagggaaggaagtggtAACCCCACCCCATTAATAAACCCCTTGGCCGGAAGAGCACCTTACG TTGGAATGGTAACAAAACCTGCAAATGAGCAATCCCAGGACTTCTCAATACACAATGAAGACTTTCCAGCATTACCTGGTTCCAGCTATAAAGATCCAACGTCAAGTAATGACGACAGCAAATCT AATTTGAATACGTCGGGGAAGACAACTTCAAGTACAGATGGACCCAAATTCCCTGGAGATAAAAgttcaacaacacaaaacaataatCAGCAGAAAAAGGGGATCCAGGTGTTACCTGATG GTCGAGTTACTAACATTCCTCAAGGGATGGTGACGGACCAATTTGGAATGATTGGCCTGTTAACATTTATCAGGGCAGCAGAGACAGACCCAGGAATGGTACATCTTGCTTTAGGAAGTGACTTAACAACATTAGGCCTCAATCTGAACTCTCCTGA AAATCTCTACCCCAAATTTGCATCACCCTGGGCATCTTCGCCTTGTCGGCCTCAGGACATAG ACTTCCATGTTCCATCTGAATATTTAACGAACATTCACATTAGGGATAAG tTGGCTGCAATCAAGCTTGGCCGATACGGAGAAGACCTCCTCTTCTATCTCTATTACATGAATGGAGGAGATGTGTTACAACTCTTAGCTGCAGTAGAGCT ttttAACCGTGATTGGAGATACCACAAAGAAGAACGAGTGTGGATTACCAGAGCACCAGGCATGGAGCCCACAATGAAAACCAATACATATGAGAGGGGAACATATTACTTCTTTGACTGTCTGAACTGGAGGAAAGTAGCtaag GAGTTCCATCTGGAATATGACAAATTAGAAGAACGGCCTCACCTGCCATCCACCTTCAACTACAACCCTGCTCAGCAAGCCTTCTAA
- the Cnot2 gene encoding CCR4-NOT transcription complex subunit 2 isoform X7 — protein MSGFGMNRNQAFGMNNSLSSNIFNGTDGSENVTGLDLSDFPALADRNRREGSGNPTPLINPLAGRAPYVGMVTKPANEQSQDFSIHNEDFPALPGSSYKDPTSSNDDSKSNLNTSGKTTSSTDGPKFPGDKSSTTQNNNQQKKGIQVLPDGRVTNIPQGMVTDQFGMIGLLTFIRAAETDPGMVHLALGSDLTTLGLNLNSPENLYPKFASPWASSPCRPQDIDFHVPSEYLTNIHIRDKLAAIKLGRYGEDLLFYLYYMNGGDVLQLLAAVELFNRDWRYHKEERVWITRAPGMEPTMKTNTYERGTYYFFDCLNWRKVAKEFHLEYDKLEERPHLPSTFNYNPAQQAF, from the exons ATGTCTGGATTTGGAATGAACAGGAATCAGGCATTTGGAATGAATAACTCCTTATCAAGTAACATTTTTAATGGAACAG ATGGCAGTGAAAATGTGACAGGATTGGACCTTTCAGATTTCCCAGCATTAGCAGACCGAAatagaagggaaggaagtggtAACCCCACCCCATTAATAAACCCCTTGGCCGGAAGAGCACCTTACG TTGGAATGGTAACAAAACCTGCAAATGAGCAATCCCAGGACTTCTCAATACACAATGAAGACTTTCCAGCATTACCTGGTTCCAGCTATAAAGATCCAACGTCAAGTAATGACGACAGCAAATCT AATTTGAATACGTCGGGGAAGACAACTTCAAGTACAGATGGACCCAAATTCCCTGGAGATAAAAgttcaacaacacaaaacaataatCAGCAGAAAAAGGGGATCCAGGTGTTACCTGATG GTCGAGTTACTAACATTCCTCAAGGGATGGTGACGGACCAATTTGGAATGATTGGCCTGTTAACATTTATCAGGGCAGCAGAGACAGACCCAGGAATGGTACATCTTGCTTTAGGAAGTGACTTAACAACATTAGGCCTCAATCTGAACTCTCCTGA AAATCTCTACCCCAAATTTGCATCACCCTGGGCATCTTCGCCTTGTCGGCCTCAGGACATAG ACTTCCATGTTCCATCTGAATATTTAACGAACATTCACATTAGGGATAAG tTGGCTGCAATCAAGCTTGGCCGATACGGAGAAGACCTCCTCTTCTATCTCTATTACATGAATGGAGGAGATGTGTTACAACTCTTAGCTGCAGTAGAGCT ttttAACCGTGATTGGAGATACCACAAAGAAGAACGAGTGTGGATTACCAGAGCACCAGGCATGGAGCCCACAATGAAAACCAATACATATGAGAGGGGAACATATTACTTCTTTGACTGTCTGAACTGGAGGAAAGTAGCtaag GAGTTCCATCTGGAATATGACAAATTAGAAGAACGGCCTCACCTGCCATCCACCTTCAACTACAACCCTGCTCAGCAAGCCTTCTAA